tttgttttaatttattaatatataattattttgttgaTAGTTAATGCAAACAGAAAGAGGACAACGGGAAGGTGTAACGGTGCATTCACGCCGAGATTGGTGGCGGCGCCACTTTATAGATCACAAACCGACATATTGGCTGTTTGTTGTGAGGAGTAATGGAAATATGGAAATCTACTCACTTCCAGATATGAGGTTGAGTTTTCTAGTGCGTGGTGTTATAAATGGCGCAAAGGtttaactttatattattagtaatacgaaataattaatttttatattctcaAGAGATTAATTGTCATTGCGTTTATTTCAGGTTTTGATGGATAGTTTAGAATCTGTACCTGAAATTATAGGTCAAACTTCGAATGAAGATTTGATTAGTGGATTGGATGACCACGATTCTATGCAAGGTGCTCTTAAAGAAATTATGGTTGTAGGACTTGGCAACAAAGGCTCTCGACCGTTATTGTTCCTCAGAACTGAAAACGAACTCATGATATATCAAGTAATTGATGGTTTAAAAAAGCAATattcttttatataataatattctgaaatATAATCTTATATTTATAGGTATTCCAATATGCAAAAGGGAATTTAAAAATGAGGTTCCGACGGTTACCTTTAGGTTTGCCACGCATTCCAGTTTCGAATGAAAATGTTGAAGATGCATCTTCTGATAATTCGAATATCAAAAAGAATGTGAAAAAACTACGCTATTTCGGTAATTTAATATagtccaataaatatgtaatttgtttttttgtatatcaatttatttcatttattatgtaattcaAGGAAACATCGCTGGTTATAATGGAGTGTTCGTATGCGGATCGCCTGGACTATGGATATTATTGACTCCTCGAGGTGAACTTCGTTGTCATCCCCATGCGACTGCACAAGAAGATTCGTTTGTATCTATATTTGCTCCATTCAACAATGTCAATTGTCTGCAAGGATtcctttattttaatattgaagtatgtaaaaaatttaaaattatttcttataaagGTTATATGTAGTTCAAATCTAAATTTATCTAACGTATTTTCGTTATAGTCGGAGTTGAGGATTTGTGTGCTGCCTACCCATTTGACATATGATGCTCCCTGGCCTGTAAGGAAGGTTCCATTGCGAACCACTCCACATTTTGTGACGTATCATTTAGAATCAAAAACATACTGTGTTGTTACGTCACAAAGTGCACCCACAAAAACGTATTATAAATTCAATGGTGAAGACAAAGAACTATCTGATGAAACGGCCAAAGGAGAGAGGTTtgtttttgtaatatgtatgtatttgttttgttgttgttcAGGAGTGTTGTAacatctttttttatttgtaggTTCCCATACCCAATGCAAGATAGATTTTCCATAATGCTTTTCTCTCCAGTATCTTGGGAAATTATTCCAAATACTAAAATTGAATTAGAAGAATGGGAGCACGTCACATGTTTGAAAAATGTCAGTTTAGCATACGAAGGAACAAGGTAAATTCAAAAGATTTTGATTCATTTCAATCATCAGTGATTTAGTTATTAatcgaataattttattttagatctGGACTCAAAGGCTATATCGCCTTAGgtacaaattataattacagTGAAGATATAACATCTAGGGGAAGAGTTAGTTAATTTATTCATTCTTGTTGATGTATTCGTTATCGTTTAAATacctgatatttattttttgctgtaGATTCTTATTTACGACATTATTGAGGTTGTTCCTGAACCAGGTCAACCATTGACTAAAAATCGGTTCAAAGAAATCTATGCAAAGGAGCAAAAGGGACCGGTGACTGCTATAACGCAAGTTCTTGGATTTTTGGTATCGGCTGTAGGACaaaaagtaatatattatatcatagaaAACATGCAAATAAAATGCACAGGTAAgatgttaaatttatattttgaaaaaatgtttcagaTTTATATATGGCAACTTCGAGACGGTGACTTAGTCGGAGTTGCATTTATTGATACACAGGTCTATGTACACAGAGTATTATCTGTAAAGAGTATGCTGCTTGCGGCTGACGTTTACCGATCAGTAGCTCTGATGAGATTCCAAGAACATCATCGTACACTGTCTTTGGCTGCTCGTGATATGCGCACAGCACAAgtatgtaaaatgaaataattacgttgaaaatattatgtttaCTAAATTTTAATGCTTTATTGGATTTTTAGGTATTTGATGTTGAATTCATGGTCGACAATTCAAATTTAGGCTTTGTAGTCTCAGAAATTGAAGGAAATTTTGTACTTTTTATGTATCAACCTGAAGCAAGGGAGAGTTTCGGAGGTTCGTTCCTTCATTTGTAACATTTTAGTTCGATAAAAATATGTgttcataattttataatatttgtaggtCAGCGGTTAATACGAAAAGCTGATTATCATTTGGGACAAAAAGTCAATTGTATGTTTAGAATTGCTTGTTGTTCTTTACCTGAACAGAGAGATGATGCGGCTTTGAATGTGTCAGATAAAAGGCACTGTACTATGTTTGGTATGTGTGGCTAAATGATAATCTCATGGATTTagacttatttaattttaattaaaatatttttatttattgatttatatagCGACGCTTGATGGTGGATTGGGTTATATCTTACCATTGTCGGAAAAAGTGTACAGGAGACTACTTATGTTACAAAATGTAATGAACAACTACTGTTGCCATTTGGCTGGGCTGAATCCAAAAGCACATCGGTATGATTtgtaacttaattttttttaaattattttattggatATGTATTAAGTTTTATTGCCTTTTTGTTATTAGAACTTACAAATCGGCGAGAAAACTCGTCGGTGGACCTGCAAGAGGTATATTAGATGGAGATCTAGTTAGTCAATTTTTGTATTTACCACAAAATGAGAGATCAGAGGTTAgtcattttattaatattatgcattattttttatttttaattatctaattctcaattttttttttaaattttagatcgCCAAAAAGATTGGTACCAAAGTAGAAGAAATACTTTCGGATCTCATCGAAATTGATAAATTAACTGCTCATTTTTAGATTGAATGTTTTCATcagtgtattaattatacaaacAATAAAGCAATTgcctaattaaaaatattaatagctTTGATTCAATTTACCTATACAATGTTTTGTCATATTTTAGGAAAATAGTCTAAATGTATAgacaaggtttttatttttaaagggcAAAGTCATTCAACACAATTTgtgcatttatatgtatgtatatatatttaatttgtatttatgttaAACTATTTGATACAATGGAAGAACTACAATCCTAATTTGTTTaacaaaaaaagcaataatGCAAAGGGAACGTCAAACACACAAAACACAATTgactatacatattttgtatcttGCTCATtcaaatgtgtaaaaataaaataacttacatatatatgtagaatcaaCAAGTGAACAACCACTTTTAAATAACCAATAACAAAAGTCTTTCTTTTATGGTAACGGGATATAAGGTacggtaaaatttcgaaataataacaTTTATCTTTCTTTTCAATATAACATTATGTATTCCCGCGCTAGTATCGCTTATTTCTTCAGATTATTGTCGATTACGTCCGGATTGAACGTGTTGTCGAGCTCGAACCCATGCACGTGCATGTACGGCGTGGTGAACTCAGGACAGGTCTTGAGCCAGAATGGATGCATCTTCCCCTCCGTTGCTAGACACTCGTTAGCACAGATCACTTCAATGTTATTATCCTGTAAAATTTCACATATAACTCGCTGCATTTGCAtatttacacatatacatatgtacatacatatcgtcATTATACCTTATAACAATGAATGCACGTAAAGATGCACCTGTCAACGGGATCCATCTGTGGTGCGACTGCATAAGCATGAGACATGCTGAACAATGAAAGTACCAGGACGAAGATCATCACACTTCCTATAAATATATTCGATATTAATGTATGCGTTATCATTGAGTGATAAttgttatttgtttttatgCGTACCGGAATGATAAGCCATTTTTTTCTTGTATTGGAATTAGCAACTTCTATATCCTtagatgaaaatataaaatgccattagtaatatattatattagctgAAAATGTGGAATTTTTGGATAGCTGAAGAAATTGTGTTGTTTTCAAATACAAACACAAAAAAACTATTGATATTGAATTGATTCATAGTTGAGAGAGTATAACCAACAATTGTTTAACAGCTGTAGCCAAACACATGAAAGCTGTTCAGTGGGCGAGCATAGGCTGCCAGCTAGAAATCGAAATATAATTGGAAAGCAATCAAACTATTTCCGAACAAAAGGGCAAAGTGGCTCCGAACAAACTTGTTTACTGATGAACGTTTACATCGCCTAGTTTCAGCTTAAGCACCCACTACAATTTAACGGTAATTCTATCTAATCGTGAGATCATATATTCAACGAATTTAATTGTGTTTACATATTATTGTTCGAGAGAGTTCTCGGCAAGCATGAAAAATTATCAAAGCTCACTTTCAAAGTTTTCTTGTAGTAAAACTCGCGAAACTTTTCTGCGGGGGCTGCCATTTTACTACGTGGCTTTTGTAGGTTtctaattgaattttgtttGCACCGACTTTTACCTGGATCTCGCTTTGTGAAACGATTCCCACGcgttcgtatttttatttgattttcttgATGCTTTGGCGCTGAGCGAGTTTTTACTATTTGATGAGCAAACTTTGAACGTTAAATGTCAAAAGTGCTCTcgtcatacatacattaaatttgaaaaagatttttataaaaaaagaaataaggCATTTCAAAGTTAATGTCCCCAGTATAAGTTTAATTAAACGcaaggcaatttttttattatgcctTTACGTAAAAAAGTGGGCAAAATTGAGCTGACGatacatttaatgtttttgtATCCAATTCCATTTATTAGAATAGGCCAATTTGGATAGGTTGGGGTATTATTAcggttttattgattttatatgaagacgaaataaaatatattttttatttattacgctTTTCAGAAAACAATAAATTGACGCCTTtcagaaatcaataaaaataataaataagatagAAATAATAGGTTTTAATTTTAGAGTAAATGTGATCATCTGAAGCGTTTCGTTTCTTTTGCCgccatatgtatacatatgttgcaataaaaataaaataaaagagttatcgaattttttatatacaaaccaGTGTTTTTAccgggcttcgctcggtatttgtaatataatataaaccgtgccttaaacatggccaatctaatagtaaacattttattaaaatttatttgaatattagtttgttttttttattaaattgaacgccacggattctacgaaccaaacaaacaaacaaacatacatacatatgtacatacaaagtctcttccgaaaatcaaaaatattgataacatgaaaatattatttctatttttgaatttaccttgaaaattatttctagttttttcaaggaaaatataattcatttgaaatttatacgATATGTAACGTATGGtttccaaatattcgaatatggaatatcaaatagtagctttaaattatttattcttaGTTTTAGGAAGTTcgagatattattaaaaaattaacagaATCCTAATCTAGAACAGCggctcccaacctgtggtacgcgtaccatttggtggtacgcggttgatggttggtggtacaagaaaaaaaaaatcaataatggcggacatgcaggaatgattgatttacaatcataaatagaaatattttatatataattaataaacattatcataATTAATCATAGTCGACGTATCGATGAATTCATtaaatctcattaaatttattttgtaatgacaTTTAATtgagaaaagaaaatatattatatgtactttgtgattttgtgtttttactaaaaCCATATATcagtaatagaagtatgacgaaatctaatctaaaatttcgaaagtgactttgtatgtttgtaagtattttcGGTTGGGaacaaaacaagtcaaagtttctatgacgacgattcgattggttgaatattatttttttcggattcaaataaatttaataaaaaaacaaatgaatatttacgattagattcgccatgtttacgctgtttatattacaaatactgagcgaagccgggtaaaacaacaaaaattatatgaatttttagatttctaacgggtttccggaaacttttcatttttaacaacgggtttccggaaacccatggaaaccattagggtgacaccactgtatggtggtacaatttagcgtaatgttttaccaagtggtacgcgagtcaaaataggttgggaaccgctgataTAGAACATCAAACaaaactaaatgtgctgtagatcgaaataaaaaaaaaataagttcatataaaatgtattcgaatattcggatttggaaCCCTTGGCATACGATATTATAA
This genomic interval from Arctopsyche grandis isolate Sample6627 chromosome 8, ASM5162203v2, whole genome shotgun sequence contains the following:
- the LOC143916196 gene encoding uncharacterized protein LOC143916196, with translation MAYHSGSVMIFVLVLSLFSMSHAYAVAPQMDPVDRCIFTCIHCYKDNNIEVICANECLATEGKMHPFWLKTCPEFTTPYMHVHGFELDNTFNPDVIDNNLKK